In the genome of Cryptomeria japonica chromosome 8, Sugi_1.0, whole genome shotgun sequence, one region contains:
- the LOC131034966 gene encoding ADP-ribosylation factor isoform X2 encodes MRRSNRSVEIMGNTAAKALANCVSCGTKEVRILMLGLDGAGKTTILYKLKLGEYVRTVPTIGFNIETVTFKNLSFTVWDVGGQDKIRHLWKQYMVNAQGLIFVIDSCDKERLKKAKQELDSLINDPELSSVKLLVMANKHDLPTAMNSVDMTERLGLGNLSATRKWHVQSCSGKTGEGLHDALDWLASAIKEPNILQRVGSFRMPRSLSYSSRRSPSGIVGFKSCKPEKKNC; translated from the exons ATGAGAAGAAGCAATAGATCAGTAGAGATTATGGGCAACACAGCTGCTAAGGCACTTGCCAATTGTGTTTCTTGTGGGACTAAGGAGGTTCGAATCTTGATGCTTGGATTAGATGGAGCAG GTAAAACAACCATTTTATACAAGTTGAAGCTGGGAGAGTATGTGAGAACAGTACCCACAATAGGCTTTAATATAGAGACTGTGACATTCAAAAACTTGAGCTTCACAGTATGGGATGTGGGTGGCCAAGACAAGATTAGGCATCTGTGGAAGCAGTACATGGTCAATGCTCAG GGGCTTATATTTGTCATAGATAGTTGTGACAAAGAGCGGCTGAAGAAGGCAAAGCAGGAATTGGACAGTTTGATCAATGATCCAGAACTGAGCAGTGTGAAGCTTTTGGTTATGGCCAACAAACATGATCTTCCAACGGCGATGAACTCTGTTGATATGACTGAGAGGCTTGGTCTTGGAAATCTGAGCGCTACCAGAAAATGGCATGTCCAGAGTTGCAGTGGAAAAACAGGGGAAGGCCTTCATGATGCTCTAGATTGGCTCGCCTCTGCAATCAA AGAGCCCAACATCTTGCAGAGAGTGGGAAGCTTCAGAATGCCACGATCGCTCTCCTATTCATCCAGGAGATCACCATCAG GTATTGTGGGCTTTAAATCATGCAAACCAGAGAAAAAAAACTGCTGA
- the LOC131034966 gene encoding ADP-ribosylation factor isoform X1: MRRSNRSVEIMGNTAAKALANCVSCGTKEVRILMLGLDGAGKTTILYKLKLGEYVRTVPTIGFNIETVTFKNLSFTVWDVGGQDKIRHLWKQYMVNAQGLIFVIDSCDKERLKKAKQELDSLINDPELSSVKLLVMANKHDLPTAMNSVDMTERLGLGNLSATRKWHVQSCSGKTGEGLHDALDWLASAIKEPNILQRVGSFRMPRSLSYSSRRSPSDDARVSCWTRRRKSLSLSKTIKRLK, encoded by the exons ATGAGAAGAAGCAATAGATCAGTAGAGATTATGGGCAACACAGCTGCTAAGGCACTTGCCAATTGTGTTTCTTGTGGGACTAAGGAGGTTCGAATCTTGATGCTTGGATTAGATGGAGCAG GTAAAACAACCATTTTATACAAGTTGAAGCTGGGAGAGTATGTGAGAACAGTACCCACAATAGGCTTTAATATAGAGACTGTGACATTCAAAAACTTGAGCTTCACAGTATGGGATGTGGGTGGCCAAGACAAGATTAGGCATCTGTGGAAGCAGTACATGGTCAATGCTCAG GGGCTTATATTTGTCATAGATAGTTGTGACAAAGAGCGGCTGAAGAAGGCAAAGCAGGAATTGGACAGTTTGATCAATGATCCAGAACTGAGCAGTGTGAAGCTTTTGGTTATGGCCAACAAACATGATCTTCCAACGGCGATGAACTCTGTTGATATGACTGAGAGGCTTGGTCTTGGAAATCTGAGCGCTACCAGAAAATGGCATGTCCAGAGTTGCAGTGGAAAAACAGGGGAAGGCCTTCATGATGCTCTAGATTGGCTCGCCTCTGCAATCAA AGAGCCCAACATCTTGCAGAGAGTGGGAAGCTTCAGAATGCCACGATCGCTCTCCTATTCATCCAGGAGATCACCATCAG ACGATGCACGTGTTTCTTGCTGGACAAGGCGAAGAAAAAGCTTATCTTTGAGCAAAACAATCAAAAGACTTAAATAA